The Streptomyces sp. HUAS CB01 genome has a segment encoding these proteins:
- a CDS encoding APC family permease gives MADDVKDTLPPPPSSHSREGPGELKHNAIGFLDALVIGINSTSPAYSLAAVIGSVVALVGVFAPGVVLASFVPMLLIASAFFYLNRVDQDCGTTFSWVTRAMGPWAGWFGGWAIMMTGVLVVGSLADVAVGFGLLTVGLDSLASNDLVRQLLAVVVILVMTAICVIGTEASAHVQNVLILAQVASLLAFAVVAVQRVYTGTSSLGGVEPRLDWLNPFGAGGAALTAGLLLGVFMYWGWESAVNLTEEVKNSASAPGRAGIWSTIILLGTYLSVTIAVVAYAGPAYLAENASEEEFIFASLAGQVLGGWDWLVLLAVSTSALASTQTTIIPASRTGLSMARRGALPSVFARIHPRFRTPHVSTWAVAVVAVVWYLVVSRISENALLDSLTALSLLIAFYYALTGIACAVYYRRHLTESVRNFLLIGLGPVIGAVLLLWLLVESVIDMSDPANSYSGVSWFGVGPPLVIGIFIVVVGLLIMIARRLTSERFWHERPGVCDPDLARGTGAGAGPGTRTNGSGGP, from the coding sequence ATGGCCGATGACGTCAAGGACACCCTCCCTCCGCCGCCCAGCTCGCACAGCCGGGAAGGACCCGGAGAGCTCAAGCACAACGCGATCGGCTTCCTCGACGCGCTCGTCATCGGCATCAACTCGACCTCGCCCGCGTACTCGCTGGCCGCCGTCATCGGCTCGGTCGTGGCGCTCGTCGGCGTCTTCGCGCCCGGCGTGGTGCTCGCCTCCTTCGTGCCGATGCTGCTGATCGCATCGGCCTTCTTCTACCTCAACCGGGTCGACCAGGACTGCGGGACGACCTTCTCCTGGGTCACCCGCGCCATGGGCCCCTGGGCCGGCTGGTTCGGCGGCTGGGCGATCATGATGACGGGCGTGCTCGTCGTCGGATCGCTCGCCGACGTGGCCGTCGGCTTCGGGCTGCTCACCGTGGGGCTCGACAGCTTGGCCTCCAACGACCTCGTACGCCAACTGCTCGCCGTAGTGGTCATCCTCGTCATGACCGCCATCTGCGTCATCGGCACCGAGGCGTCGGCACACGTCCAGAACGTGCTCATCCTGGCCCAGGTCGCGTCGCTCCTGGCGTTCGCCGTCGTGGCCGTCCAGCGCGTGTACACGGGCACCAGCTCGCTCGGCGGCGTCGAGCCCCGGCTCGACTGGCTGAACCCCTTCGGCGCGGGCGGTGCCGCACTGACCGCCGGCCTGCTGCTCGGCGTCTTCATGTACTGGGGCTGGGAGTCGGCGGTCAACCTCACCGAGGAGGTCAAGAACTCCGCCAGCGCCCCCGGACGGGCCGGCATCTGGTCGACGATCATCCTGCTGGGCACGTACCTCTCGGTCACCATCGCGGTCGTCGCCTACGCCGGACCCGCCTACCTCGCCGAGAACGCCTCCGAGGAGGAGTTCATCTTCGCCTCGCTCGCCGGGCAGGTCCTCGGCGGCTGGGACTGGCTCGTCCTGCTGGCCGTCTCCACGTCCGCGCTCGCCTCGACCCAGACCACGATCATCCCGGCCTCCCGCACGGGGCTCTCCATGGCCCGACGCGGCGCGCTTCCCTCCGTCTTCGCCCGGATCCACCCGCGCTTCCGCACGCCCCACGTCAGCACCTGGGCCGTCGCGGTCGTCGCCGTCGTCTGGTACCTCGTCGTCAGCCGGATCAGCGAGAACGCCCTGCTCGACTCGCTCACGGCGCTCTCGCTGCTCATCGCGTTCTACTACGCGCTCACCGGCATCGCCTGCGCCGTCTACTACCGGCGCCATCTCACCGAGAGCGTGCGCAACTTCCTGCTCATCGGCCTCGGACCGGTGATCGGTGCCGTGCTGCTGCTGTGGCTGCTGGTGGAGTCCGTCATCGACATGTCCGACCCGGCCAACTCCTACAGCGGCGTCTCGTGGTTCGGGGTCGGTCCGCCGCTCGTCATCGGCATCTTCATCGTCGTGGTGGGACTGCTGATCATGATCGCGCGCCGGCTGACGAGCGAGCGCTTCTGGCACGAGCGCCCGGGGGTCTGCGACCCCGACCTGGCGCGCGGCACCGGAGCGGGCGCAGGGCCCGGTACCCGCACGAACGGATCCGGAGGGCCGTGA
- a CDS encoding MBL fold metallo-hydrolase, with amino-acid sequence MKLTVVGCSGSFPSAESACSSYLVEADGFRLLLDMGNGALGELQRHIGLYDLDAIFLSHLHADHCIDMCAYFVARYYRHDGGRCDAIPVYAPEGAEQRLTTAYADTPSDKSMSEVFDFHTLKPGVFEIGPFSVRTEKVAHPVDTFGIRVEHGGRSLTYSGDTGVCDPLVDLADGTDLFLCEAAFTHGKEDIPDLHLNGREAGAHAARAGVGRLVLTHIPPWTDAERNLADAREVYEGPVELAAPGAVYEV; translated from the coding sequence ATGAAGCTCACCGTCGTCGGCTGCTCGGGGTCGTTCCCGTCCGCGGAATCGGCCTGCTCGAGCTATCTCGTAGAGGCCGACGGCTTCCGGCTGCTCCTCGACATGGGCAACGGTGCCCTCGGCGAGTTGCAGCGCCACATCGGTCTCTACGACCTCGACGCCATCTTCCTGAGTCATCTTCATGCGGACCACTGCATCGACATGTGCGCGTACTTCGTGGCCCGCTACTACCGCCACGACGGCGGCCGCTGCGACGCCATCCCGGTGTACGCGCCGGAGGGCGCGGAGCAGCGGCTCACCACCGCCTACGCCGACACCCCCTCCGACAAGTCGATGAGCGAGGTCTTCGACTTCCACACCCTGAAGCCGGGCGTCTTCGAGATCGGCCCCTTCTCCGTGCGCACCGAGAAGGTCGCGCACCCCGTCGACACCTTCGGCATCCGGGTCGAGCACGGCGGCCGCTCCCTGACGTACTCCGGCGACACCGGTGTCTGCGACCCGCTGGTCGATCTCGCCGACGGGACCGACCTCTTCCTCTGCGAGGCGGCCTTCACCCACGGCAAGGAGGACATTCCGGACCTCCACCTCAACGGCCGCGAGGCAGGCGCCCACGCCGCCCGCGCCGGGGTCGGGCGGCTCGTACTGACCCACATCCCGCCGTGGACGGACGCCGAGCGCAATCTCGCCGACGCGCGCGAGGTCTACGAGGGCCCCGTCGAACTGGCGGCCCCGGGCGCGGTCTACGAGGTGTGA
- a CDS encoding type II toxin-antitoxin system PemK/MazF family toxin, producing the protein MDTSWWLALGAVVAVALLAAVTRVRPAGRTRKPRGRPPGRVPARPRGRAPGGRPGGPAEGGARPGPARRPQPGEIWWADVPFEDGPGSKDRPCLVLSVHGGAARVAKISSRYHDERPGVIPLPPGTVGDAHGRPSFLETDELRDVRVRDFRRRVGVVDPLLWDQLRHL; encoded by the coding sequence ATGGACACGTCGTGGTGGCTCGCGCTGGGCGCGGTGGTGGCGGTCGCGCTGCTGGCGGCCGTGACGCGGGTGAGGCCGGCCGGCCGTACGAGGAAGCCCCGCGGGAGACCACCGGGGAGGGTGCCGGCGAGGCCGCGGGGGCGGGCCCCGGGCGGTCGGCCCGGCGGGCCGGCGGAGGGCGGCGCGCGGCCCGGTCCGGCGCGGCGGCCGCAGCCGGGCGAGATCTGGTGGGCGGACGTTCCGTTCGAGGACGGGCCCGGCTCCAAGGACCGGCCCTGCCTGGTCCTGTCCGTGCACGGGGGCGCGGCGCGCGTCGCCAAGATCTCCAGTCGCTATCACGACGAGCGGCCGGGCGTGATCCCGCTCCCGCCGGGCACGGTCGGCGACGCACACGGACGCCCGAGCTTCCTGGAGACGGACGAGCTGCGTGACGTCCGGGTACGGGACTTCCGCCGGCGGGTGGGCGTGGTGGACCCGCTGTTGTGGGACCAGCTGCGTCATCTGTGA